The genomic DNA CTTGTGCCGGTCCCGGGCCTGGCTGCGGTGGTGCGGCGGCTGTACTGGCACCGGTGGAAGCTCGACAGTCCCGCGCTGGACCGACTCACCGACGCCGTCGTCGCCGCGGCACGGTCCGCGGACGGCTAAGCCGCTGGGAACCAATGACGTTGTCCGTTCGTCGAACTCGGTGAGGACCGTTCCGTCGCCGACCTCCCGGGTCGGCGGCAGCGAACGACGTACGGCGAGCGCGGGGCGCGGCCCCAGGTTCACGCCCCGCGAGAGGAGGCGGAACCATGCGCGTCGCGTCGACGCCGCCCTCGGCGTCGGTGTCCCTGATCAGCCATCGTTACGGCCACGACCGTCTGTGGGGCCGCACCTACCTGGCGGTGACCGTCGGCCTGCTCCTGGCGCTCAGCGAGGCCCTCTGGCCCGCCGGCCTCCTCATCGCGGGTGGCGTCGCCGCGTCGGCCCGTGCCTATCGGCGCTCCGTCGATCGCCTCGCCCAGGAACCCTCGACGCTGCGCGTCGACCTCGCCGACCTCTGGCACGTCATCCACACGCAGGTCGTCGGCGGTGCCTTAGCGATTGCCGGCATGATCCTGCTGGTGCAGCTGTTGGAGCTGCTCTGACTCAAGCGCCCGGGTGGTGCGCCCGGCTAACCCCCCACGCGCCGCCAGCCGCCTCATCGGCCTGGCTCCGCTCGGAACTCGCGGATCCTCTCCGCCAGCTCGGCACTCAGCTGCTGCAGCTGCCCCCGAACCCAGGCCCGGACCCGCAACTCGAACGCTTGTGAGATCGCCGGATGGATCTCGCGAGGTCGAACCTCCCACAATGCGCCAGTTCCTCGGCTGCCAGCCGCCGCTACGGCAATAAGCGTCTGATCGGCCGGGTCTCGGGGTCCTCTCTGCGGCTCCCTGGCTGCTGCATCGAGTTGCAGCCAAACCGAGCATGACGGCGCCGATGACCAGCTCAAGTCGATCCGAGTGCCTAGCCCTCCGGGCACAGAGCGATCGACGAACCGTCCCCATCCCGGCGGCAACGGCCCGCCTACACCAGACCTGCCCACGGCAAGGACGATCTCGGGGGGCAGGGACAGCGTGGGCAGGCTTGACTCCACTGCGTCACGGATACATCCCGCCAGCCTGCCGGCAAGAAGCTCGATGCGCGGAAGGCTGCTGCCGCCACGGCCGTCGTCGTGAAGTGCGGCGGCAATCTCGGCTCCCGAGCCGCCTCCGCTCGAGACCTCGGCGAGGACCAGGTTGACCGCGTCGATCGCACGCTGCTCAACGAAGGTGACGAACGCCTCGGGACGTCCGCCGTCCGCGGCCGCGAGGACGTCGAGGTAGGCGGGGGTCTGGTCGGCGAAGATGACCAGCGGTATCCCCGGCCGACGGTAGAGGAACACCGAGGCCAGCGCCCGCGCCACGCGGCCGTTGCCGTCCGCGAAAGGATGCACGCACACGAAGGCGTAATGGGCGTAAGCGGCTTGGACCAGCGGGTGTGCGTCCAGAAACTCCTGCGACGTGAGCTCGTCCATCAGCCGCGCCATTTCGGCAGCTGTGTCGTCGACGGGGGCGTAGTGATGCATCGCGCCGGTATCAGGGTTCGTCGGGAAGTTCGGCGCCGTCTTGTAGGCCCCTTTAGGCAGCGGGCGGGCCTCGCGGTGCAGTCGGCCCGCCACCTCCACGAAGACGTCGTGGGTCGCCTGCGAGGCACACAGGACGGCGTGCAGATCCCGGATCCAGGCCTGGGTGATCGGATGCTTCTGCGTCACGGCGTCGAGCACGAACTCATATCCGGCTAGGGCGTCCCAGATGTGGTGTTCGGCCTCGGGGTGCATCTTCAGGGCCGCTTCCCAGTTGGCCGAGCGCTCCGCAATGGTGCGGGTGAAACCACGGCTGGTGGCATAGAGGCCCTCGATCGCGCCGGTGTCCACGGCGGCATAGCGAGACGCCACCTCAACGGCCCGGTCTGCAGCCACATCGCCGAACGCCCGCCGTGCGTTCTGCAGCTGCGCGGTGACCTCATCGACAAGCGAGCCGTCGTACGTCGTCACCCATCCAGCGAACGACGGGAACGGGACGTAACCCTCGGCCATGCCGACCAGCCTACGGCCGGACGGTCAGCCAGCCCGGACCTCCGCCACCACGGCGTCCACCAGGGCATCCACGGGAACCTCGCGGCGCTCGCCCGTGCGGCGGTCCTTGATCTCGGCCACCGGCGGCGTGGCCTCCAGGCCCTTGCCGACGACGACGATCGTGGGGACGCCGATGAGTTCGGCGTCCATGAACTTCACGCCCGGGCTCACCTTCACGCGGTCGTCGAAGAGTACGTCGAGACCACCCGCGGCCATCGCGTCCACGAGCTCGGCGGCCGCGGCGAACACCGCGGCGTCCTTGCCCGTCGCGACCACATGGACGTCCGCCGGGGCCAGCCCCCGCGGCCAGCACAGGCCCAGTTCGTCGAGCGTCCCCTCGGCCACCGCGGCGACCGCCCGGGACACCCCGATCCCGTAGGACCCCATCGTCACCGTGACGAGCTTGCCGTTCTCGTCGAGGACCTTGAGGCCGAGGGCGTCGGCGTACTTGCGGCCGAGCTGGAAGATGTGGCCCATCTCGATGCCGCGGGCGGTACGCAGGGTGCCGGCCCCGTCGGGGCTGGGGTCGCCGTCGCGGACCTCCGCGCCCTGGATCACGCCGTCCGCCCGGAAGTCCCGCCCGTAGGTGAGGTTGACGACGTGAACGCCGGACTTGTTCGCGCCGGTGGCCCATGAGGAGCCTTCGGCGACGGAGGGATCGAGCAGGTACCGGATCCGGCGCGGGTCGTCCTCCGCCAGCTCGGCGTTGGGGCCGAGCGCGGCCGGGCCGATGTAGCCGCGGACGAGCGCCGGCCAGTTCTTGAAGTCGTCCTCGGCGAAGTCGTCGAGCTCGTACGGCGCGACCTGCGCCTCCAGGCGCTTGGGGTCGACCTGGCGATCGCCGGGGAGGCCCACGACGAGCGGCGTACGGCTGCCGTCCCCCGAGCGCAGCATCACCACGACGTTCTTGAGGGTGTCGGCCGCCGTCCAGGGCCGGCCGTCGTGGCGGGGATGCGCCTCGTTGAGCACGGCGACCAGGGTGTCGATCGTCGGGGTGTCGGGGGTGTCGACCTCGGTCGCCGGAGGCGTCGCGGCCACGACGTCCGCGGCCACCGCAGGCGCCTGGGGCACCTGAACGGCCTCGACGTTGGCGGCGTACCCGCTCGCGTCGCATCGCACGAACGTGTCCTCGCCGTTGGGGTCGATCGCGAGGAACTCCTCGGAGGCCGACCCGCCCATCGCGCCGGACATCGCCTGCACGATGACGTAGTCGAAGCCGAGCCGGTCGAAGATGCGGATG from Austwickia sp. includes the following:
- a CDS encoding Fic family protein, with translation MAEGYVPFPSFAGWVTTYDGSLVDEVTAQLQNARRAFGDVAADRAVEVASRYAAVDTGAIEGLYATSRGFTRTIAERSANWEAALKMHPEAEHHIWDALAGYEFVLDAVTQKHPITQAWIRDLHAVLCASQATHDVFVEVAGRLHREARPLPKGAYKTAPNFPTNPDTGAMHHYAPVDDTAAEMARLMDELTSQEFLDAHPLVQAAYAHYAFVCVHPFADGNGRVARALASVFLYRRPGIPLVIFADQTPAYLDVLAAADGGRPEAFVTFVEQRAIDAVNLVLAEVSSGGGSGAEIAAALHDDGRGGSSLPRIELLAGRLAGCIRDAVESSLPTLSLPPEIVLAVGRSGVGGPLPPGWGRFVDRSVPGGLGTRIDLSWSSAPSCSVWLQLDAAAREPQRGPRDPADQTLIAVAAAGSRGTGALWEVRPREIHPAISQAFELRVRAWVRGQLQQLSAELAERIREFRAEPGR
- a CDS encoding proline--tRNA ligase produces the protein MTVLRLSSLFLRTLREDPADAELPGHRLLVRAGYIRRAAPGIYSWLPLGLRVLRKVEVIVREEMDAIGAQELLFPALLPREPYEATGRWTDYGPNLFRLKDRKDTDMLLGPTHEEMFTLAVKDLYSSYKDLPLALYQIQTKYRDEARPRAGLLRGREFVMKDSYSFDIDDAGLQASYDAHRAAYIRIFDRLGFDYVIVQAMSGAMGGSASEEFLAIDPNGEDTFVRCDASGYAANVEAVQVPQAPAVAADVVAATPPATEVDTPDTPTIDTLVAVLNEAHPRHDGRPWTAADTLKNVVVMLRSGDGSRTPLVVGLPGDRQVDPKRLEAQVAPYELDDFAEDDFKNWPALVRGYIGPAALGPNAELAEDDPRRIRYLLDPSVAEGSSWATGANKSGVHVVNLTYGRDFRADGVIQGAEVRDGDPSPDGAGTLRTARGIEMGHIFQLGRKYADALGLKVLDENGKLVTVTMGSYGIGVSRAVAAVAEGTLDELGLCWPRGLAPADVHVVATGKDAAVFAAAAELVDAMAAGGLDVLFDDRVKVSPGVKFMDAELIGVPTIVVVGKGLEATPPVAEIKDRRTGERREVPVDALVDAVVAEVRAG